The genomic interval aaagagagatgtgctactaatttatagccagctgcacacggggtctaagacaaaatatacgtatgacacgtgggatcatgtattaatgttttatagataactattatatgagttggctattagattggctatagatgaattggagctagtagttacttatactattgaacttgctcttagtcgCAGCTGTTTTCTGCTCGATGACTATGAGTTCATTCGAAGTCCAATTACTACACTTTTAGATTTTGGAAATAACTAAGAACTGAGAATAGTACTAAAATGGGGAGACAATAATCCTAGCAGAAATGACCATAccaagaagagaaaaagaaagtggCCACCAAAGACTCCCTGTTCAATGCAGGAAAATAGCCTGAAACTGCatcttgtaaaataaatttgggtGGTTTATACGAATCTCTCTATCCTCACCACACTCAAATTCTCCGAGCTGTCTGCATGTTCTCATCTGAATGGTGTTGTAGGAGGGCCATTTCTGTTCTGGCTTGGCACTCAACCCCGGATATGCATCTCCGATTACGACTCGGTTAAGCAAATCCTTTCAAACAAATACGGGCATTTCGTGAAGAACGACGCACACCCGGCTATTCTGTCGATGATTGGCAAGGGGCTGGTGCTGGTGGATGGCAAAGATTGGGTGCGGCATCGCAGGGTGCTCACTCCAGCTTTTTCCATGGACAAGCTAAAGGTAATTAATGGTCTGCTAGTTTCTAACACGGCTTCAATTTCTGACAATTGGGACTCGAGCATCTCCTAGagaatattaatattttgttttctaaaaaattgtaCTGGgttcatcttaaaaaaatattgggcataaaaattacacataaaaatctaaaaatgaataacttgtattatgAACAAGTATTCTTGCCCCAAAATTTAGGACACAAGTGAGCTAATTTTAGGCATgagtaaatattataaatgtatTTGGTAATCTATTGAAGACATATTTTCTAGCTCAATTcgcaaaatttagttttatggatcaattttagacatctcttggagatgctctaaattTCAAAAAGTTGTAACTGCTATGTCAGAACAATCAATCTGCTACAACTTTAGCTAGGTATTTCAGAGAGCTGCAACAATAGCTATAGattttatcaaaaagttaCAACTTTATCCTTGTATATGTGTGTGACATATAGGCCCAACTTGCAACAAAAGACAAGTATTGCATATGTGCCTGAtcttgggggggggggggggggggggggggacaaACTTGTCAGACAAATAAAGTTACGGCTTTCTGATAAAATCATGCATTATTCTTGCAGTTTTCTGAAGTAGCTAGCTAAAGTTGCAACAAACTGATAGTTTTGACAAGATAGTTGGAGCCTTATGAAATTCACTCTAATTTCTTTAGTAATCTACTCAACTGCTATATATTCCTAATGCCAATAATTCCTGAAATTTACTTTACTGTTCTGCATTTAGATGATGACAGAAACAATTACCAGCTGTGCTGAATGCTTGATCAAGGAGTGGGAAGATCAGGCATCTAACAGCAAGAACAAAGAAACAGAAGTGGAATTCAGCAAACAGTTCCAAGAGTTGACAGCAGATGTTATATGCCGTACTGCTTTTGGAAGTGGTTGCAAGGAGGGAAAAGAAGTATTCCATGCACAGAAACAGCTCCAGGCAATCGCCATAGCAACACTACTCAATATGCAACTACCAGGATTCAAGTAATTCTATTCTCAAGTCAGCAtaaaccttttttattttcgaTTGTCACAAACTTTACTGCTTAAGAATGATTTCTTTGATTTTAGGTATCTCCCCACTAAAATGAACAGATGCAAGTGGATGCTTGAAAAGAAGCTAAAGAACATGGTAATGCAAATTATACGGTCCCGAATTGCCTCCGAAGGAAACGGATATGGCGATGATCTGCTCGGTGTGATGCTCGACGCTTGCTACCCAACAGAGCAAGGAAAAAAACGCGATGAGCTGACTCTGAATCTGAGCGTGGATGAGATCATAGATGAATGCAAGACGTTCTTCTTTGCAGGGCATGAAACCACATCGCATCTGCTTACATGGACAATGTTCTTGCTCAGCGTGTACCCAGAATGGCAGGATCGGCTGAGAGAGGAGGTTCTGAGGGAATGTGGAAAGGAAAATCCAAATGCAGACATGCTTAGCAAGTTGAAAACGGTAAGAAGCATATTATTTGCAGTTGTCCGAAACATCATACGTTTTGGAGAAGGATACGGTTTTGACCAGTGCTTCTAGCTTCTATTGTTGCAGCATGTTAGTCAGATTATTATTCGCAGTATCTCATATTGCAAGTTTGTAGTTGCAGCTAACATTGAGCTTCTATATATTGCAGATGACAATGGTGTTGCTTGAGACACTGAGACTCTACTCCCCAGTCATGTTCATGTATAGGAAACCTATCACCAACATACAACTGGGAAGACTCCAACTACCTGGAGGCACCACACTTGTGATACCCATTCCAATGCTGCACCGAGACAAGGAGGTTTGGGGTGACGATGCCGATCAGTTCGACCCACTGAGATTTCAGAATGGGGTCACAAAAGCCGCGAAGATCCCACATGCTCTCATGGGGTTCTCCATAGGGCCAAGATCTTGCATCGGTCAAAGCTTCGCGATATTAGAAGCAAAGTCGGTGATGGCCATGATCCTGCGGAAGTTCTCCTTCACTCTTTCGCCGAAATATATCCATGCACCTGCGGATATGATAACACTTCAGCCGAAGTTTGGTCTGCCCATACTTCTGAGGGCGCTGGAAGCATGAGAGAGTAGTTCTGTGTGTAGCTACCGTAGGCataatttacaaaaatgtGTATATACAGATGGGATTGCTAGTCCTTAATTTGGGCTTTCTGTCTCTTATCCACTAAAAGGTACACCGTAATAGGTAAGTTGTTGAAGAAAGTTGCACTGTTCAGTCTATTCTGACTCCCAGTCTCAAATTCTCTATAAAATTAATCTGGGGTGTGCCCAGATTATGTACGGAATATTT from Oryza brachyantha chromosome 3, ObraRS2, whole genome shotgun sequence carries:
- the LOC102701706 gene encoding cytochrome P450 709B2-like — encoded protein: MASLLVAASLLLLLLLLLAAAAAAWGRYAWRARAVARRLAAQGVRGPRRGGLLRGCNDEVRRLKAEAEGAAMDVGDHDYLRRIFPHFVAWKEQYGGPFLFWLGTQPRICISDYDSVKQILSNKYGHFVKNDAHPAILSMIGKGLVLVDGKDWVRHRRVLTPAFSMDKLKMMTETITSCAECLIKEWEDQASNSKNKETEVEFSKQFQELTADVICRTAFGSGCKEGKEVFHAQKQLQAIAIATLLNMQLPGFKYLPTKMNRCKWMLEKKLKNMVMQIIRSRIASEGNGYGDDLLGVMLDACYPTEQGKKRDELTLNLSVDEIIDECKTFFFAGHETTSHLLTWTMFLLSVYPEWQDRLREEVLRECGKENPNADMLSKLKTMTMVLLETLRLYSPVMFMYRKPITNIQLGRLQLPGGTTLVIPIPMLHRDKEVWGDDADQFDPLRFQNGVTKAAKIPHALMGFSIGPRSCIGQSFAILEAKSVMAMILRKFSFTLSPKYIHAPADMITLQPKFGLPILLRALEA